From Gemmatimonadota bacterium:
CGCGGAGGGTCTTTTTCGTCTGAAGAATGGGACTTGCTGGGTACGCTTTGCAATCAGATTGCGCTGGCGGTTGAAAATACGCGCCTGGTGGAGCGGCGGTTGCAATTGGAGCGGCAGATGTATGAGGCAGAGCGGCTTTCGGCGCTGGGGTTGCTTTCGGCGAGTATTGCGCACGAGGTGAAGAATCCCCTGAGTTCGATCAAGGCGATTGCGACTGTGTTGCGGGAGGATTTGCAAGGTGATCAGACAAAGGCGGGCGATTTGTCTGTGGTGTTGCGCGAGATTGATCGGTTAAGCCGCGTGGTGGATCGCTTGCTCAGGTTTGCGCAACCCAAGCAGGGGGATGGGTTTCAGGCGTTGGACCTGAAGGCTGTACTGGAAGATGTGGTGCTGATTTTGTTTCACGAGGCGGAGCGACAGAATGTGGAGGTCTGTTTCGATGTGGCGGATGATCTCGTGGTGAAGGGCGATCCAGAGGATCTGAAGGAAGTGTTTTTCAATCTGATTTTGAACGGTATTCAGGCGATGGAAGGCGATTGCACGGAGCGGCGGTTGACAGTGCAGGCGCGGCGATTACAAGGCGGCGTGGAGGTGCGGGTGTCGGATACGGGTCTGGGGATTTCAGAGGGAGACCAGGCTCGCATTTTTGAGCCGTTTTTTACGACGAAGGCTTCTGGTACGGGGTTGGGGCTTGCGATTGTGAAGCGCGATGTGGAGCGCATGGGGGGTGCGATTGAGGTGGCAAATGCAGATGGGACAGGGGCGGTGTTTGCAGTTCAACTTCCCGGGGGGGATGATGCAGTATAAAATTCTGATTGTGGATGATGACCCTGCGGCGCGGTACGGGTTGAAGCGGGCACTCGCGGCGCTGGGGTGTGAGATTGTCGAAGCAGAGGACGGCGAGGCGGGGCTGGCGGCTGTGGCGCAGAACAATCCCGATTTGCTGATTTGCGATATCCAGATGCCAAAGATGGATGGGTTGACGCTGGTGAAGCGGTTGGCTGATCAGGGGGATGCGCGGCCGGTTATTGTGATTACGGCGTATGGGTCGGAGCGGGTTGCGGTGGAGGCGATGAAGGCGGGTGCGTACGATTATTTGAGCAAGCCCTACGATGTGGATGAGTTGCGCTGTCTGGTGGAGAATGTGCTGGAGACGGTGCGGTTGCGGCGGGAGAATGAGACGCTTCGCAATGAGATCCGGCAGCAGTCGGGGTTCGGTTTGCTGATTGGTCGCAGCCGCGCAATGGAGGGGGTCTATGATTTGATCGGGAAGGTGGCTGCGACCGATGCGGGGGTGCTGATTAGCGGGGAGAGCGGTACGGGTAAGGAGTTGGTCGCGCGGGCGATTCACGAGCAGAGCGGGCGAAAGGCGCGGCCTTTTGTGGCGGTGAATGCGGCGGCGTTGCCGACGGAGTTGATCGAGAGCGAGTTGTTCGGGCATGAGAGGGGTGCGTTTACCGGGGCGACTGCGCGACGGCAGGGCAAGTTTGAGCTTGCGGATGGGGGGACGCTATTTTTGGACGAGATCGGCGATATGCATATCGAGACGCAGGCGAAGTTGTTGCGCGTGCTGGAGGAGAAACAGTTTGAGCGGCTGGGCGGTTCGGAGACGGTGACGGTGGATGTTCGGATTATCAGCGCGACGAATAAGGATTTGCCAGCGGAGATAGTGGAAGGACGGTTTCGGGAGGATCTTTTTTATCGCTTGAAGGTGGTGGATATTTTTTTGCCGCCACTGCGGGATCGGCGCGAGGATATTCCGCTGCTCGTTCAACATTTTTTGGCGCGTTTTAATGATCAGCACGGCAAGGCGATGACGGATGTGCCGCCAGATGTGATGAAGATGCTGATGGTGTATGCCTGGCCGGGCAATATACGGGAGTTGATGCATGCGGTCGAGCGGGCGGTTATTTTTTCGGATGGGTCTGAGTTGCGTCGCGATTTGCTTCCTCAGGAGGTTCGGGGTGTTGAGTCTGTGGAGCGTTCTGAGTCTGTTTGGCGGGATGGGGTGTTTTTTCAAGATGCAAAGCAGGAGGTTGTGCAGTCTTTTGAGGTTGCGTTTATTCGGTCTGCATTGGAATACTACGAGGGCAATATTAGCCGCACAG
This genomic window contains:
- a CDS encoding sigma-54 dependent transcriptional regulator, coding for MQMGQGRCLQFNFPGGMMQYKILIVDDDPAARYGLKRALAALGCEIVEAEDGEAGLAAVAQNNPDLLICDIQMPKMDGLTLVKRLADQGDARPVIVITAYGSERVAVEAMKAGAYDYLSKPYDVDELRCLVENVLETVRLRRENETLRNEIRQQSGFGLLIGRSRAMEGVYDLIGKVAATDAGVLISGESGTGKELVARAIHEQSGRKARPFVAVNAAALPTELIESELFGHERGAFTGATARRQGKFELADGGTLFLDEIGDMHIETQAKLLRVLEEKQFERLGGSETVTVDVRIISATNKDLPAEIVEGRFREDLFYRLKVVDIFLPPLRDRREDIPLLVQHFLARFNDQHGKAMTDVPPDVMKMLMVYAWPGNIRELMHAVERAVIFSDGSELRRDLLPQEVRGVESVERSESVWRDGVFFQDAKQEVVQSFEVAFIRSALEYYEGNISRTAPAIGMKRQALQQKLKEHGIDPGIYR